The Gossypium hirsutum isolate 1008001.06 chromosome A13, Gossypium_hirsutum_v2.1, whole genome shotgun sequence nucleotide sequence ttttaaaaattaaaatattaaagatacctttttataatttttatattgtttaagtaattttatttttttaaaaaaattaatcaattattGATGTGACAATGGTACGGCAATCCATGTGTATGCCACGctagcaaaaatttaaaaattgttttcaatTTGAAGTGATTTGACAATTAAAGCAagtttaaagaataaaagaaatgaaaatttaaatagtaggctaaaataaatttttttgtaaagttagaggGTATACcttaaaaattcatcaacatcACAAAATTTGGATAAAACTTAGATAAGGTTTTTTTCTTCTATACAAGGacaacccaaaatttatttaataatgaaaaGGGTAATCCACATAAATAGTCACCCAattattagaaatttttttattcggttacccaatttttaaaagttaaaaaatgatcACTTgacttactattttattttttaaaatccaaaacTGTGAAATAATTAACAGTTGACATGGCTGTGAAGTTaatgaattgtttttttttttaatttatttttagggaAAGGTTTGTATGAAACAGAGACGCTACATCATCCTGTATCACTTACTAATTATTTAATGTGATGTCTCTGTTTCATAGAAACATTtccctaaaaataaatttaaaaaaaacaagtcatTAACTTAAAAGCCACATCAGCCAACAAGTAAGTATTTAACAGTTTtggactaaaaataaaaataaaaaattagtcaaatgacttttaaaaattgaatgaataacaAGAAAGTTTCTAAAAATCAGGTGATCGAttatgtaatttaccctaaaaaaaatatttatatttaatcataaaaacatatgaatataaaaaaagaaaatgagctGAATACTGTACAATTTCTATTTTCAGATCCCAATCCTTATAATTACTTTAAAATCTAAATTTGTTTGTTATCAAAATTAAATCTATAGGCACAATTAAAATGTGAGTTTTAGAGTCCTATAAATTGTTATCATATGAGATATAATGACGTAAAAACTTTAATATCATAgcctaaaaatttgaaatttaaaacagttaataaaatatataaaatctataaaaaaatctaaaaattcaaataaatatatatattttaaaattttaaaaaattattagaaacataaaaaaaatataaaaagggtaaaagattatatatataccaaataaaGTATATCCACTTACTTAAGTTCcttattaataaaaattgaaacttGGAACTCATCCTCTTCTTCAACATCAAAACCGCACCAATTATAACAATAATCCAAATTGATTTCAAATTTTATGGTATTTAAACCATTCCCTCATACTAAACCTGATTTCACCACGGAAGCATTTAGGAATTCATCAAATGGTGCTTTAAACAATTAAATGATACACTTTTAGACTCCACTAATAGAGTCAAGTGTATGGTAAAATATTACGtaagattaaaaaagaaaaaaatgtgcaATTGTTTTCTGGTAAAATCTAAAATTAGAattgaagaagaaataaaagggaAATGTTACAGGTTAAATTAACCAAAATGGTAAAGATTGAGGGCTGTATCTATGGTTATACAATAATATAGGGATTGTGCTTAAAATTTACGCCACAAGTTAATGTGGGAAATACATAAGAGTCAGGCCTTAAAACGTTTGCGATAATATCCAAAATCTTGTCCATATAAAACTGGGTGATGATGTTACACTAACCATGCTGGCTTTTTAGAGACCCGAGTGCTAATACCTATCAAAATTCACTCAgtcccatatacatatatatataacactccATCTAATCCAATTTTACCTCATATACACATCATAATCCCAAACTACCAACACTTTTGTCTCTCTAGTCTCTACAGTCTCGTTTTTCGCTTGCGTCCTTTGGATCGCTGCTTCCGAGTTgttttcaaaccattcaaaccTTCTTTTATTGGCTTCATATCACcattgcttaattggtagtcaaATGTTTTAACATTCGTAACAATTGCATGAACTGTCATCTCACTTTTCGGGACTAATACGGTTTTCCTCTCCACCACCGCATTCTGCCCGCATTTCGAATCTTCAATTGCTGCATCTCTCATCTTTTCCAATGTGGCATTCTTGTCAAGTTTGAAACCTTCGATTGAATCCTGCACAGTGCAAAGTTACAAACCCGTCAGAATCCAGAGTTGAAATTATTAGCATAAATAAGCAATAAAAATAGCTGCTCACCTGAAAATTAAAAGGAATTTCAATTCGAGTGTTAAGGCAACCGCATCCATCACTAAACTTGAGGTTCAAGAATATCTCAAATGTTTCAGTTAGAACAGTTCTCCTAAAACACATTAACGAACATGTCATgacaaagaatcaaagagatatgTTTGTATATTACACACCCCGGAACATATAACCGCTGCATTGATAACATAAGACTATGTTAAATACTTGATGTTCATTTTATGGATCCCATGTTAGAACGAATTAAACGAGTACGAGCTAATTTTATGAATTCAAGCATTGTTCGTAAAGAGCAAAAGATCATAAACACAAATCTGACTTGATGTATAAGAGTTCTTAACAAAGCTTCAAGTGGATAAGATTAGACAACATAATGGAACGTTTGCTAGCAAAAACTAAGTTGCTCTTGGACTTATCATTTTTCTTGAATTACCCATACATTCGACATATATTTGGACATGAGCATGGGGATATGGCCATCCAAAGCTCCTCCAGATATATGGAAAAACTTAGGAAAAAAGGTTAGCCTCGAACACAGCTGTATGCAACATACAAGTAAAAATGCTTTCTCACGGCAATACTAGATACAGTTACCTTTTCAGTAGAAATGGCTGTGTATCTAGAGTAGCTTCTTTGTAATTTTGATTGTTCGAGAAAGAAACCTGGAGAACAGGCATAGCAAAAGAATAGggcaagaaaaaaataataattagccAATAATATCTCATAGAAAAAGACTCTTGTAATTGTCTATTCCCGGCTACTTCCCACCTCATGTTGACTGTATGATTAACAAGACTTGACCTTGCTTTTATTATGTAGGTTTTCCCTTAACTACTTAGAGAGCAGAAAATCGAAGTATTATGAGAGCCCATGGTACACTAGTTTGCTAGCAGATGATAGAAAGCCTATGACTACAGATGCTGCCAAAGAATACAAACATGAAAAGGCTGGTGCAAAAATCTAACTTCACCTCAATGGACTTAATGAATGGCAATGGAGCACTTAGTCCATGAACACTTGCTATGCGGATGGTCCAGTTGACAAATTTTTTATCTGCAATGTCAATGAACAAACCATGTCATGGAGCGACAAAAAGAAAGCCTCAAACAAGTAATATTACAAGATAAGTACTTGGTAGTATTCTTATGATACAAGCATAGGTGGCCTACTTCGTCTTGGCCACAGACGATGCATAACAAGTTATTAGTTTAGAGTGTATGCTTACCGTCACATTATAGACAATGGTTAGAGGGCATTCATCCTAAAAGAATAAACACAATTCTATAGAGAAGAATTAAACCAAAGTACCAAACTGTTTTAAAGACTGAAAACTAAAAAGCAGACTAATCGAAGCCATACAGCTCTATGAAAAGGGATTTCCGGCAGGGAAGAGTACCAAACCCCAAGCTTTATCTATTGCACCATATGTATTTTCAAATTAAGTCAGTGACCTAAAAGATGCATCGTTTCTTGTTGAAGGGATTATTATGGCATAAACACATAGCAACACAAATTATCCCTGTAATTTGTATAAATAACTGAATTTGGGACACTTTATCGAGAACGTTACCAGAACTTAGGGATTGTGATAGAATAGTCTGGAAGAGATCAATTCGGATATATGGAGGAATCTTCATATTAAGAAGTTCCATGACTCCTGCAATGACCTGTTCTTTTTCAAGTTAAAACATAGACAATAGTAAACTAGCAAGCTTTATAAGCACCCAAACTTAGCTAAAAAATTGGGACATGATAAATAAACGGTACATTAAGGATCTTATGATACCGTATCTACAAAACCATGGATCACCAAACTTGCTTTCTTGTCCTTTGGAGTTTTCTGCAAAGGTTAATAAGAGACATTATCAAAAACTTGATAGCAACCTTTGCCCATATCAAACCAACAGCAAAGTGAACAGTAAAGAAAGTTATCTATTCACGGCTACTTTTCAATCTTCATCCTCGTGACATTTTCTTTCCCTTCAATCAATACTTATTAGAAGTTTACAAATTGCAGTAGGATTTTCGCATGAGGCCTTagaaatatcaattttaaaaaaaggctACAACCGTAAGATCTTTTGTCACAGAGCTCACTAAGAAGCTTTCATGCAAAATAGAACTCTGTATTGATAATTTGCAAGCCTTTAGGAGCCCATTTCACCATTACACTTAGTATATAAAGCTTCATGGTTTCACATCTCAAACATCAGGGCTCATGATGTTTACAAATTGCAGTAGGATTTTCGCATGAGGCGTTagaaatatcaattttaaaaaaaggccACAACCGTAAGATCTTCTATCACAGAGCTCACTAAGAAGCTTTCATGCAAAATAGAACTCTGTATTGATAATTTGCAAGCCTTTAGGAGCCCATTTCACCATTACACTTAGTTTATAAAGCTTCATGGTTAAGGGAACTTCACATCTCAAACATCAGGGATCATGATGCATCTGATAAAGCATATTCCTCATGCATCAGCCATACAGTTTCAGTTCGGTTTCAGTTTCTACCTTGATTTGAGTGAGAGAAAAAAGATATAAATTCAAACTTTTTAAAGATTTCTGCAAATACTCAGAGAAAAGACAGAATACCTGAAGATTCACAATAACAATCTTCCCCCCACCACGAAGAGATTTCAAAGGCAGATTGCATGCAGGAGTGATCTGCAAACTGTATGGAATAGTTATTATGCCCATGACCAAGAACcaaaccaaaacaaaacaaaacaaaggaTATATTAAACTATACATAAAATTCCCTGGTTGACAAAGAGCTATGCTGCACGGCGGAAATATCTTCTATGTTCAGGAATTGGGATCCACAAACTTGATACTCGACATGTAACATAGACACCACAAACTTGACACTTGACACTTGACACTTGACATGTAACATAGGACTAGTGATTTTCCAACTTCCCTATCTTTCATCTGACAGTAAACTCATTGAAGGCTGCATGTCTGTTGAGGCTCCCTATCCAAGTAATACAACTTGGATCTAAACTTCATTGAGATTATCCACATGATTTCTAATTACTAGAAAAGTATATTTTGTAATTCCGAAGATACTTGAAatgatttattcaagatttaacaAATTCATTCATATGGATAAACTGATTTCAGTGTTGCAAAGGACCCTATTCAGAACATTAACAATTATGTAAACTTTATTCCAGCATATGCAATTTTATGCAGCAAAACCTTCCAAGATGAAACTATCTGAAGCTCAATCTGAGTTATCCAAACAAACTTAAAATTATGAAAGGTTGTCTGCTAATGGTGCTTACAAAAACATATTGTTAGAATCTTGTAAATGCCCATCAAGGAACTAAGTTCCTCAGATACAACCAATGAGAATGGTTGATGATGTCAAGGCATAATAGCATATTTCCATAGAACCCGTATATAATTCAAGAACAAAAAGGATCATAGCAAATACCTTGTCCCCAAACAAAGCACCAAATCACCCATTCTACAGTGCTTCTCCGCTAGATTCATCTCCTTTGGCGGCAGTGCATCCTGCAGATTGGGGGAAAGAGTATCAAACAAAGTAAAAATTCTCAGCAACATATTTTAACAAAAGGAAATCATAAAACAAATGTATCCAACAATGAATCTGGTTTCTTGGCCAGTATATTATATCACTGATCAGATTAAACAATTTCTATCTTTTGTATATTTCATATCCACCCTTTTAGataagtatatataagccatccTCTAGAATGGAGAACAACTGTTACACTGTTTTTGTCAAGTATATAAACTATACTAACCAATGCCATGCTCCAAATTATTCTAATATGTTGACTATAAAATGATTCCGAATATGTAAGACATTGAACATATTATTGGAGAATAATTTAAAGAACCAAGGCAGGACACTAGATTTGTTAGTATACTTCAGGGGTCACAGATGGAACTACAAAATTGAAAGATGTCAGAAAGTTTGGCACTTattccattttcttttcattattcTGAAACATAAATCATAGTTTAGAgagcaaaataaaataagtagGTCTAATTTTGCTTATAGAATATGCTTTCTTCTTACCTTCCGATTCTAATAGAAGGAAAGCAAGGGCACTAGTCTGGAATGCTAAGATGCCAAGAATATCATATAATGCCTAATTCAAGTGCATCAAGGAAAAAGTAGGCAAACCTCCCAGTCAAGAACTGTATCCCTAAGTTTTGCTCCACATTTCTCATCAGAACAACGTCGTGATGTCTCTTTCAATCCAATAGTTTCCAACTCAAAATCTCGGTAATACCTAAAAAGGTTTTATGACAACATAAGATTCTATACATGGAAGACAAActttcaaataaaagaaaaaggcaaCTAGGGGAGATGGGACTGCTTTTATgggtaaaaaaaaatcacaaacataagtaaaataaaatctgTAAACTATAATGAAGAATTGTCAGAAAAAGGCCTACAAGTTGCATTCTTGGTTtctgataaaaaaatatatatgtttcttACTCAGCACCACATGAGGGACAAGTTTCCATAAACGAGTTCCCATGCAGTTCGGCAAGCTTCTCCCTTGGTATTCCAGATCGAAGATGGAGACCATCAACATTCTAGTAAAAAGTAGAGGGGACAAGAAGTAAAAGATCAAATCAACAAGACTGTTACAGGGACAAATGATAGGCATGATAGCACATTTGGGGATCAAAAGGCAATCTAGAAACCCAGAATTAAGCATATTGTGGACAACAGCTTTGAGTTATTAGACAGAGCCAAAAAGTACACAAAGAATCAGGATTTGGGTTATTACAGTCACAGCTGACAACAAGACAACAAGAAAATTAACTTCAATTCTCAATTTTGTTATTAGGTGCAAGTTCAAGATAAAAAAAACTTACTAGCCCCAAAATTTTGGAATGGATTTTAAGAGTGTAAATAATAAACTAGAATAGCCCTATTTAACGATATTCAAACCAAAGTTCTACAACAAACGTATCTTACATGCATTAAAGTAATAACATAACCAAGCCATACCTGACTAATAACAAACTTCAAAATGCCAGCCTTCTCCAATCCAACCAGAGCCATATGGGTCATGCTTGGCATTGCACGGTGAAAAGGTAGGGATGCTTCAGGCAAGGGCTGACCTTC carries:
- the LOC121212471 gene encoding NAD-dependent protein deacetylase SRT1 isoform X1 gives rise to the protein MSLGYAEKLSFIEDVGQVGMTEFFDSAHVLQDKIEQLAKLIEKSRHLVVFTGAGISTSCGIPDFRGPKGIWTLQREGQPLPEASLPFHRAMPSMTHMALVGLEKAGILKFVISQNVDGLHLRSGIPREKLAELHGNSFMETCPSCGAEYYRDFELETIGLKETSRRCSDEKCGAKLRDTVLDWEDALPPKEMNLAEKHCRMGDLVLCLGTSLQITPACNLPLKSLRGGGKIVIVNLQKTPKDKKASLVIHGFVDTVIAGVMELLNMKIPPYIRIDLFQTILSQSLSSDKKFVNWTIRIASVHGLSAPLPFIKSIEVSFSNNQNYKEATLDTQPFLLKRRTVLTETFEIFLNLKFSDGCGCLNTRIEIPFNFQDSIEGFKLDKNATLEKMRDAAIEDSKCGQNAVVERKTVLVPKSEMTVHAIVTNVKTFDYQLSNGDMKPIKEGLNGLKTTRKQRSKGRKRKTRL
- the LOC121212471 gene encoding NAD-dependent protein deacetylase SRT1 isoform X2, which encodes MPSMTHMALVGLEKAGILKFVISQNVDGLHLRSGIPREKLAELHGNSFMETCPSCGAEYYRDFELETIGLKETSRRCSDEKCGAKLRDTVLDWEDALPPKEMNLAEKHCRMGDLVLCLGTSLQITPACNLPLKSLRGGGKIVIVNLQKTPKDKKASLVIHGFVDTVIAGVMELLNMKIPPYIRIDLFQTILSQSLSSDKKFVNWTIRIASVHGLSAPLPFIKSIEVSFSNNQNYKEATLDTQPFLLKRRTVLTETFEIFLNLKFSDGCGCLNTRIEIPFNFQDSIEGFKLDKNATLEKMRDAAIEDSKCGQNAVVERKTVLVPKSEMTVHAIVTNVKTFDYQLSNGDMKPIKEGLNGLKTTRKQRSKGRKRKTRL